The genomic DNA CTTAGGTGTCTATTAAAATATACCAACCATTTTATGACACTTTCTTTTTGTAACCacaaatatgtaatattttacaaTAAAGAACAGTATGCACTTTTATGCATGcgtaacaaataaaaaatatatatatatatatatatatatatatatatatatatatataatatatttatatattgttcaTTTATATCCATCCTAATTCCgaaattttctttaattaCTTTTTATTTACCTATAAAATAGTTCCTTGTtgctttttcctttttttttcactcatcttttgtatttttatccAATAAAagtcatattttatttttatttttcgtaattcatatttaatggtgaaaaaaagtaaaacatATGTAGCTCATCTAATATTCCTAtcatttattcatattatatatatatatatatatatatatatatataatatttcattttctcttttcatccatatatataaaaatgacacCCTTTTTAGTTAGTTCCTGGGTTTCATTTAATTCTATAaagtaagaaaaaaataatccttaacacttcaaaaaaataataaaagaaaatcttgtggttttaaaagaaaaatattatatatcatcatatattttttctctaGCTTGTCAAAATACCATTCACTACATATTCCAAACCAAATATACAcattttccttttattattattattttttatttttcctataaaaacaaaaaaaaaaggtttaTGGTCCCATTATTCCCTTAATtcattcataaaaatataaatactaatacatcaaaaataaaaatagatacatacatatatatatatatatatatatatatatatatataatatttatatataaaatttatataaccttttcttatttattttattttgatcagtatataatattcacttgtataaaaaataaaaaatctatctaaattttttttttttttttttaatatcataagaatatatatttattacaaattattttatatacaatgGGAACCAAAAAATAGAGAAAACATACACCTTTCTACTtaatttaattctttttttttttttttttttttttattattacattatatttcatttttatttccttcTGAGTATATCTTCATTTGTTGAAAAAgtaacatttaaaaaaaaaaacgcaaaaaatgttttttaaCTTAAAATGTTTAAGGAAACATAACAAAATTTATGATATGCTTCAAATTAACAAATGTAAGAATGAAGATGTAATAAAAAGGTGTGTAAGAACGAGCATTTTTAAagatgatgatatatatttaaacccACAAGATATACATAATGAATCATTAcctaaaataaattatttaaattctgGAAAGTTAGatgaatatgtatataatcgTAATAATATAGGAATGGatactattataattaatagcaaatatatgaatattaagatgattaataaattatataaaaaattatgtgaTAGTGAAGTTAATTATACGAAaagatttatttatttaacatccttatataataatatatttaattatagttataatttatatgatttattaaaaatattagaattatatcaaaaaagtaaagatatacattatataaatttattcaaaaaaattctacaaaatataaatgatttagcttatcttatattttcttataaaaaacctattatatcatattgtAACGGCAAAATAAAAGGATCTGCAGGATTCTTGTCTTTTCTAGCTAATAATAGTGCTTCATTCAATCATTcttcatatacatataataatttaaattattcatttttaccTTATGGAGGAATATCTTTTGTACTAGCCAATTTAAGAGCTAACTTAGGATTTTATTTCGCCTTAACAGGTCAGGTAATTCAGTCATCAGATTTGGTTTGGTGCGGATTAACTAAAAGATGGATATCTGATGAAAGTTTGGAATTAATGGAAATAAGTTCTGAGAGTCAATTAGAAGTTTCAGAACAAGATgcacatattttattagaagaacattttttaaaaatacctGAAATATATAccttaaaaaattatgaacaagTCATACATGAACATTTTAAACATAACAATTTGTTAactatattaaaatgtttgGATCAATCAAGAAATAGTTCAGATCAAAACATAAGAAAATGGGCTGACGAAACTtatcaaaaaattatttccCTTCCACCATTAGCTACTCATTTGAcatttgaaatattaaatattttaagaaattacaaaatagagttattaaaaaaagctCAGGTAAATAAACGTTTATGGAatgaaatgataaaaaatagtTATAAAGTACCAACAACAAAAGAACAAATAAGTATgaatgaattaaaatatactattgataaagaattatttattaaagcattaaatatagaaactaatacattattaaattttatatcatgTCCTGATATTCTAAATGGTATAACATCCTATTTAGTTAAGGATACTAACCATGCTTTCTCATcaacatatttaaataacaatatatttcaaattaaaaaagatattatttattatttcctcttttataaaaactcTTATGAATACACTATATATGACAGACCGGATATAAGTTATTCAAGTTTAAGTgtattagaaaaatataatcagCACTACAATGCTGAAGGTAATACAACCCACgataaaattttcttttcgAAGCaggtaaagaaaaaaaatacaccAAAATataaggatatatatatatatatatatatatatacatatgtgtgtgtaaataatatatctgttttttttttttttttttttttttttttttttttgtttgtgtctatatatttttccttatAAGACATGGTGAATCTACTCACTATCTCTGTTAAccttttttccttttacaGTTTGAAAGATGGAAAGATGATTACCTTCAAGAAGAGCTGGAGGATAttaacaaatattttttatagtttATATATGCTTATAATTTTCAATTGTTTTACAAGCATTTGTTTTGACTttaatcattttatttatgaaaaaatatatatattaaataatttattgtatacatatatatattttttttttgttcttgatatttatttcatattgtttttgttttatacTGAATAAATTTGCGAATTtgtaatatgtattttatttaattttttttttttttttttttttgtaaaaaagtgtttaattatttataactaattaaaagaacaaaaaatataaatataaaatatcaaaattattatatatatatatataataacaccAAAAGGAAAtcaatgtatatattattaaaaataaaacgtTTATGtggttattatttaaatatatatatatttatatttatttatttattcattatatacacaaataaaaaatgaaggaAGCAAATATCTACATAACTCAAATTTTATAAGACAAATGaaggataatataaaacaaatataatatatatttatatatatgtgatatagCATTATATTAATAGTTCTTCGTTTCCTATATGttctttcttatattttgaatataattaaatgatGGTTCATGAATATGTTGaacattttcatttaaataaatatcatcatttttattactaaTATGAGTTCCTGTTGTTATATTGtccattttataattatttaaaattgttGTATTTTCATATGGATTTATAAGAATAGGTATTTCTTTGGAATCtgcatttttatattgaCCATTATGAATACGATTATCtagatttaatatattattattattgttgttgtcaTTTAGATAATTAAATGTTGcattcatttttatactATTTAAAATTTCAGTGTTTTTGTTCATGCTTTCATATATCTCATTCATTTCTTTACTATATATTGTCATTTTCTTTACATAATCAGAATAGCTATCTACAAGTTTACTAGTTTTATCATTATCTGTGGTGATTGGTTCAACATTTGTCTTATGGatttcatcttttatatctttatttttaaaattataagtatctatttcatttataatttcatgactattatttaattcttctcGTTTTATATCTTCCAATATTGTCTGTTGATTTttgaacttttttttttttatttcatgtATATCTTCTTCTGGTTGATCATCTAATGTTGATTTTAGTTCATAAGAAaatttatcatcataattaatGGTTTCTTGATTATTATCCATATCTACTTCAAGTGTTTTACTACTACGATTACTGcaattactattactattgctatcattttttatatcatttatattattatcatgttTTAGTTGCTCATTTTgtgaattaatataatttttttcttcacttCTTGATTTTTCAGATTCATTTTTCCATAAAGGAATTATATGTGATGaatctttttcatttgattgattattatttatttcatttatattatttatatcatttatattatttgtttcatttatattatttgtttcatttatattatttatttcatttatattatttatttcatttatattatttatttcatttatattatttatttcatttatatcatttatatcatttatttcatttatatcatttatttcatttatttcatttatatcatttatatcatttatatttttttcatcactaTCACTTAATAAAACAATTTCTAAATCGTTtacatttgtattattcaaatgttcctttttattattgctACATGCATCACTTTC from Plasmodium sp. gorilla clade G2 genome assembly, chromosome: 10 includes the following:
- a CDS encoding enoyl-CoA hydratase-related protein, putative, which encodes MFFNLKCLRKHNKIYDMLQINKCKNEDVIKRCVRTSIFKDDDIYLNPQDIHNESLPKINYLNSGKLDEYVYNRNNIGMDTIIINSKYMNIKMINKLYKKLCDSEVNYTKRFIYLTSLYNNIFNYSYNLYDLLKILELYQKSKDIHYINLFKKILQNINDLAYLIFSYKKPIISYCNGKIKGSAGFLSFLANNSASFNHSSYTYNNLNYSFLPYGGISFVLANLRANLGFYFALTGQVIQSSDLVWCGLTKRWISDESLELMEISSESQLEVSEQDAHILLEEHFLKIPEIYTLKNYEQVIHEHFKHNNLLTILKCLDQSRNSSDQNIRKWADETYQKIISLPPLATHLTFEILNILRNYKIELLKKAQVNKRLWNEMIKNSYKVPTTKEQISMNELKYTIDKELFIKALNIETNTLLNFISCPDILNGITSYLVKDTNHAFSSTYLNNNIFQIKKDIIYYFLFYKNSYEYTIYDRPDISYSSLSVLEKYNQHYNAEGNTTHDKIFFSKQFERWKDDYLQEELEDINKYFL
- a CDS encoding golgi re-assembly stacking protein 1 translates to MGAGQTKEIMGGYRILRISENSPCFNVGLEIFFDYIIQIDDLKLLDSSKSTYDNFIEKIKVHENKELTLDVYNCRYDKIKKVKVIPKKWEGNGLLGIHISYELLNALNEGVRILEILENSPAYESQLIEYEDFIIGYDKGIFRNHDEFMSYINMNNIIKENSEDKQVLFKTYLYVYNYKHENIRKVLIQFNHSWGGKGLLGCNVATGYLHKIPSCKIKDKEEKENIKLNESFSSSHIKNNESDACSNNKKEHLNNTNVNDLEIVLLSDSDEKNINDINDINEINEINDINEINDINDINEINNINEINNINEINNINEINNINETNNINETNNINDINNINEINNNQSNEKDSSHIIPLWKNESEKSRSEEKNYINSQNEQLKHDNNINDIKNDSNSNSNCSNRSSKTLEVDMDNNQETINYDDKFSYELKSTLDDQPEEDIHEIKKKKFKNQQTILEDIKREELNNSHEIINEIDTYNFKNKDIKDEIHKTNVEPITTDNDKTSKLVDSYSDYVKKMTIYSKEMNEIYESMNKNTEILNSIKMNATFNYLNDNNNNNNILNLDNRIHNGQYKNADSKEIPILINPYENTTILNNYKMDNITTGTHISNKNDDIYLNENVQHIHEPSFNYIQNIRKNI